A genomic window from Sphingobacterium spiritivorum includes:
- a CDS encoding SusD/RagB family nutrient-binding outer membrane lipoprotein: MKTYAIYTFFLVLGCLSLNSCQKFEDLQKDPAAVYTPASKLIMTSILMRAHDAPWSEDHRHNQYMTQNEAYYSGQTYGWTTGSYDNHYNILRDVYRMEKEAIQTGDRGGIYLTMAKFFKAYFYYRATSMFGEIPMSEAMQGESNNNFSPKYNTQEEIFAQILTWLDEANTELAGNPSGGNSLEGDFFFNGNLNKWQKTVNSFKLRVLVSLSKRVNDAPALRVKERFAELLNNPAKYPLILTNDDNFQLLYNSINPYPLWPADGIIIKRDIRNTLGATYVNILRNSKDPRLMIQALPASGITADPANPFSVYQGGSTGDLQSTLLRQAGDGKLSMINFDYWLSSPSGIPSVQLGAAEVHFALAEGINRGWATGDAAAHFQSGIRTSMSFYGVTSDKTESFLKANPYAGNTAAGLDQILTQKYVAFFENSGKQAYFEQRRTGIPVFSVGPANANNNEIPKRWAYPTTEYSTNEANLKESLQRQFKGSDTQNDIMWIIK, from the coding sequence ATGAAAACATACGCCATATATACATTTTTTCTTGTTCTGGGATGCCTGTCACTTAATTCCTGCCAGAAATTTGAGGATTTGCAGAAAGATCCTGCAGCAGTATACACTCCTGCATCAAAACTCATTATGACCTCCATCCTGATGCGTGCACATGATGCACCCTGGAGTGAAGATCATCGTCACAACCAGTATATGACCCAAAACGAAGCCTACTACAGCGGACAAACCTACGGATGGACAACGGGCTCTTATGACAATCACTATAATATTCTTCGTGACGTCTATCGTATGGAAAAGGAAGCTATACAGACCGGAGACCGGGGAGGAATATATCTGACTATGGCCAAATTCTTCAAGGCATACTTTTATTACCGTGCGACATCTATGTTTGGAGAAATCCCCATGAGTGAGGCGATGCAGGGAGAGAGCAACAATAATTTCTCTCCGAAATATAATACTCAGGAAGAAATCTTTGCTCAGATACTGACATGGCTGGATGAAGCCAATACGGAGCTGGCAGGCAACCCATCAGGCGGAAACAGTTTAGAAGGCGATTTCTTCTTTAACGGCAATCTGAATAAATGGCAAAAAACGGTAAACTCCTTCAAATTGCGTGTCCTGGTAAGTCTGAGCAAACGCGTCAATGATGCTCCGGCATTGCGGGTAAAGGAGCGCTTTGCAGAACTGTTGAACAACCCTGCAAAATACCCGCTTATTCTGACCAACGATGATAATTTTCAGTTGCTGTATAACAGTATCAATCCGTATCCGCTATGGCCCGCAGATGGTATTATTATAAAACGTGATATCCGGAATACGTTAGGTGCAACCTACGTCAATATTCTCCGGAATTCGAAAGATCCGAGATTAATGATTCAGGCATTACCAGCATCCGGTATCACGGCAGATCCGGCAAATCCATTCAGTGTATATCAGGGCGGATCGACCGGTGATCTGCAGAGTACGCTTCTCAGACAGGCAGGTGACGGTAAACTTTCCATGATAAATTTTGATTACTGGTTGAGTTCGCCATCCGGCATCCCGTCTGTACAGCTGGGTGCAGCAGAGGTTCACTTTGCTTTAGCAGAAGGTATCAACAGAGGTTGGGCAACGGGCGATGCCGCAGCACATTTTCAGTCCGGCATCCGCACATCTATGTCCTTTTATGGGGTTACTTCAGATAAGACAGAATCATTCTTAAAAGCAAATCCCTATGCCGGAAATACAGCTGCAGGGCTTGATCAGATCCTGACACAGAAATACGTTGCATTTTTTGAGAATTCCGGCAAACAAGCCTATTTCGAACAGCGTCGTACAGGAATTCCGGTATTCAGTGTAGGACCTGCGAATGCCAACAATAATGAAATCCCAAAACGCTGGGCCTATCCGACCACAGAATACAGCACAAACGAAGCGAATCTCAAAGAATCGTTACAACGTCAGTTCAAAGGATCGGATACACAGAATGACATCATGTGGATCATCAAATAA
- a CDS encoding metallophosphoesterase family protein — protein sequence MDIPRRNFLKGAGILSASSVLAFSQLTAYAHEKQKLNIKRSLRIAHLTDIHILDKPEVSKAVAGIYTQLQSMKDKPDFIINTGDSLMDMNNQTKERIDTLWKAWDHAAATHSFAVKSCLGNHDVWYLPKEHAAYEQSSKDPLYGKKWAMTKLGLPQAYYSFEQKGWKFIALDSINYNSEKGGYTFGQEQLDWLTEELAQTSGKTPVVLFSHVPIISVTPLLYAAQRTPILKMGFPGGDQHVDVMAVKSILKQHPNVRVALSGHVHYVDHVAYLGVNYYCGGAVSGNWWNGVLDDFAPAYSILDLYEDGSSHYETIYY from the coding sequence ATGGATATTCCAAGAAGAAATTTTTTAAAAGGAGCAGGCATTCTGTCTGCATCCTCCGTTCTCGCATTTTCACAGCTGACCGCTTACGCTCATGAGAAGCAGAAGCTGAATATCAAACGGTCGTTACGTATAGCCCACCTCACAGATATTCATATACTGGATAAACCGGAAGTCAGTAAAGCTGTTGCCGGCATCTACACACAGCTGCAATCCATGAAGGATAAACCTGATTTTATTATCAACACAGGAGATAGCCTTATGGACATGAATAACCAGACCAAAGAACGGATAGACACATTATGGAAAGCCTGGGATCATGCAGCAGCTACACATTCTTTTGCTGTAAAAAGCTGCCTGGGTAATCACGATGTCTGGTATTTACCAAAGGAGCATGCGGCATATGAGCAATCTTCAAAAGACCCTCTGTATGGTAAAAAATGGGCGATGACTAAATTAGGATTGCCGCAAGCGTATTATTCTTTTGAACAGAAGGGCTGGAAATTTATTGCACTGGACAGCATAAATTACAATTCGGAAAAGGGCGGATATACATTTGGTCAGGAACAATTGGATTGGCTTACAGAAGAGTTAGCGCAGACCTCCGGCAAGACTCCGGTAGTACTATTCTCTCATGTTCCGATTATTTCGGTCACACCTTTGCTGTATGCAGCACAGCGTACCCCTATTCTCAAAATGGGTTTTCCTGGAGGAGATCAGCATGTAGATGTAATGGCCGTAAAGTCTATCCTGAAACAACATCCTAATGTACGTGTCGCCTTGAGTGGTCACGTACACTATGTAGATCATGTCGCCTATCTTGGCGTAAATTACTATTGCGGAGGTGCTGTTTCGGGTAACTGGTGGAACGGTGTACTGGACGATTTTGCTCCGGCATATTCCATACTTGATCTGTATGAAGACGGAAGCAGCCACTACGAAACCATTTATTATTAA
- a CDS encoding phytoene desaturase family protein, which produces MKKTQYDAVIVGAGPNGLAAAITLQQQGLSVLLIEGKQTVGGGMRTLELTLPGYAHDVCSAIHPMALGSPFFATLPLADFGLEFIHAPFAAAHPFDDGSAAFLSRSLTDTAEALGNDAERYRSLIGPFADHWEALASDSMGPLRFPKNPLLMAKFGRYALQPADVLVSRFQNPRTRALWAGMAAHAIQPLHNLASSAVGLMLLAVGHRKGWPIPKGGSQAIADALATYFVSLGGEIRTGVWIEDLDDLPPHKVALFDVTPRQLDKIAGNRFKKSYSNQLKKYRYGMGVFKIDWALDGPVPFRSADARSAGTVHLGNTFEEIAEGEWKTSKGQHVETPFVLLAQQSLFDTGRVPEGKQAVWAYCHVPNGSTQDMSRQIENQIERFAPGFKDRILARNTMDTQAMETYNPNYIGGDINGGIIDIRQLYTRPVLSLSPYRTSLKQVYICSSSTPPGGGVHGMCGYHAARLALQDIFGIRIPRL; this is translated from the coding sequence ATGAAGAAAACCCAGTATGATGCTGTAATAGTAGGAGCAGGACCTAATGGTCTCGCTGCAGCCATTACGCTTCAGCAACAAGGCCTCTCTGTATTATTGATAGAAGGTAAACAAACGGTAGGGGGTGGAATGCGCACATTGGAGTTAACGTTGCCGGGATATGCGCATGATGTATGTTCGGCTATTCATCCGATGGCTTTGGGTTCTCCGTTTTTTGCAACTTTACCTTTGGCAGATTTCGGTCTTGAATTTATTCATGCACCTTTTGCTGCTGCGCATCCTTTTGATGATGGCAGTGCAGCCTTTTTATCCCGGTCACTTACTGATACAGCAGAAGCGCTAGGTAATGACGCTGAACGTTACCGTTCTCTGATCGGACCTTTTGCCGATCATTGGGAAGCACTGGCCAGTGATAGTATGGGACCCTTGCGTTTTCCGAAGAATCCCTTGCTGATGGCTAAGTTCGGACGCTATGCATTACAACCGGCAGATGTTCTCGTTAGCAGATTTCAGAATCCCAGGACCCGTGCTCTGTGGGCCGGAATGGCAGCTCATGCGATCCAGCCTTTACATAATTTGGCATCTTCTGCTGTAGGATTAATGTTGTTAGCTGTCGGACACCGTAAAGGCTGGCCTATACCAAAGGGAGGATCGCAGGCTATAGCTGATGCACTGGCTACGTATTTTGTTTCTCTTGGGGGTGAAATCCGGACAGGCGTATGGATAGAAGATCTGGATGATTTACCTCCTCATAAAGTGGCTTTATTTGATGTTACTCCACGTCAACTGGACAAGATAGCCGGGAACAGGTTTAAAAAATCGTATAGCAATCAATTGAAAAAATACCGGTACGGTATGGGAGTATTCAAAATTGACTGGGCTCTGGATGGTCCTGTTCCTTTTCGGTCTGCAGATGCCCGATCTGCCGGTACTGTACATCTGGGAAATACATTTGAGGAAATCGCTGAAGGAGAATGGAAAACATCCAAAGGACAACATGTCGAAACTCCTTTTGTACTGCTTGCTCAACAGAGCCTGTTCGATACAGGGCGTGTGCCGGAAGGAAAGCAGGCGGTATGGGCATACTGTCATGTACCTAATGGGTCGACACAGGATATGAGCAGACAAATCGAGAATCAGATCGAGCGCTTTGCTCCCGGATTTAAAGACCGGATATTAGCCAGAAATACGATGGATACTCAGGCTATGGAAACGTACAATCCAAATTATATAGGAGGGGACATCAACGGAGGTATCATTGATATCCGTCAGCTGTATACCCGTCCTGTCTTAAGCCTTTCTCCTTACAGAACTTCTCTAAAACAGGTGTATATCTGTTCTTCTTCCACACCTCCGGGCGGAGGAGTTCACGGAATGTGCGGCTACCATGCTGCCCGACTTGCGCTGCAGGATATTTTTGGTATCCGGATTCCCCGTTTGTAA
- a CDS encoding MBL fold metallo-hydrolase: MGREGISPEEGYTGQYEGERRSLMHRRRFVKEGILGIGLFCLSAKSIAWGIRNENKNYHVHQFTDEGLAQFSYAVYDDTSILLIDPARDIQPYLDFAEANKLHIIAVIETHPHADFVSGHAELQRRLRIPVYVGNRYQAKFAHKPLHEGDRIVLNSQVYLRVLDTPGHSPESISLILVDQTRDTALFSGDTLLFGNVGRPDLRDTDGDPHSAREQLARDMYHTVQNKLIPLDDQLDLYPAHGAGSLCASGISDATSGTIGHERLHNPAFKIRNEEEFVSWILADLGFVPAYFTFDVQLNLQGAANLEERLSAIKVLPANAALPEDTLILDTRPQKYTASSYVKNAVLMPGEGKFETWLGTVILPGEKFYLLAESDVHLQQRLRQIAKIGYEGQVSGALLYNRHKEGPPQIVVNDVTTHPENYYIIDVRNENEVRKNRIFKNAINIPLPDLRRRIAEIKTDKPIVVHCASGYRSAIGTSLLRKAQQDAVIYDFGPAIKNTKPQ; encoded by the coding sequence ATGGGAAGAGAAGGGATATCTCCTGAAGAAGGATACACAGGACAGTACGAAGGAGAAAGGAGATCACTGATGCATAGAAGACGTTTTGTGAAAGAAGGTATTCTTGGAATAGGACTGTTCTGCTTATCGGCAAAAAGCATAGCTTGGGGAATACGTAATGAAAATAAGAACTACCATGTTCATCAGTTTACGGATGAAGGACTGGCGCAATTTTCCTATGCAGTCTATGATGATACATCTATTTTGCTGATCGATCCGGCAAGAGATATACAACCATATCTGGATTTTGCAGAAGCAAATAAGCTGCATATCATTGCTGTTATAGAAACACATCCGCATGCAGATTTCGTGAGTGGACATGCAGAATTGCAGCGCCGCCTGCGGATTCCGGTCTATGTAGGAAACAGGTATCAGGCAAAGTTTGCGCATAAGCCTTTGCATGAAGGTGATCGTATCGTTTTAAACAGCCAGGTATATCTTCGTGTGCTGGATACTCCCGGACATTCTCCTGAGAGTATCTCTTTGATTCTGGTTGACCAAACAAGAGATACTGCGCTGTTCTCCGGTGATACGTTGCTTTTCGGAAATGTGGGGCGGCCGGATTTACGCGATACAGACGGAGATCCGCATAGTGCCCGGGAGCAACTTGCGCGGGACATGTATCATACCGTTCAAAACAAACTGATCCCTTTAGATGATCAGCTTGATCTGTATCCGGCACACGGTGCCGGATCGTTGTGCGCATCGGGCATCAGTGATGCGACGTCCGGTACAATCGGTCATGAACGTCTTCACAATCCTGCTTTTAAAATTCGTAACGAAGAAGAATTTGTCTCCTGGATATTGGCAGATCTTGGTTTTGTTCCGGCATACTTTACATTTGATGTACAGCTCAATCTGCAGGGAGCTGCGAATCTGGAGGAACGTTTGTCTGCTATAAAAGTACTGCCTGCTAATGCTGCTCTTCCGGAGGATACGCTGATTCTGGATACAAGGCCTCAGAAATATACGGCCTCATCTTATGTTAAAAATGCTGTGCTGATGCCAGGAGAAGGTAAGTTTGAAACCTGGTTGGGTACGGTTATCCTGCCTGGTGAAAAGTTCTATCTGCTGGCTGAAAGTGATGTTCACCTGCAGCAAAGACTCCGGCAGATCGCCAAGATCGGGTATGAGGGACAGGTGTCGGGGGCATTGCTATATAATCGTCATAAGGAAGGACCTCCGCAAATCGTGGTAAACGATGTGACCACACATCCTGAGAATTATTACATTATTGATGTGCGAAATGAAAATGAAGTCCGTAAAAACCGTATTTTTAAGAATGCGATCAATATCCCTTTGCCTGATTTGCGGAGACGTATCGCTGAAATAAAAACAGATAAACCTATCGTGGTTCATTGTGCTTCCGGATACCGGTCGGCTATAGGTACAAGTTTGCTGCGGAAGGCACAGCAAGATGCTGTTATTTATGATTTCGGGCCGGCTATTAAAAATACAAAACCTCAATAA
- a CDS encoding rhodanese-like domain-containing protein: MDKIIIRQIYTNGLVFLWLLLPYAVHAQQNGNRDAEHFRTALLTDSTIQLIDVRTPGEYAEGAIVGSILLNWKDSTAFEQGIQKLAKNRPVYLYCRSGNRSRQAADRLISLGFKEVINLSGGIKAWEEKGYLLKKDTQDSTKEKGDH, translated from the coding sequence ATGGACAAAATAATAATTAGACAAATATATACTAACGGGCTGGTCTTTCTCTGGCTGCTCCTCCCGTATGCAGTACATGCCCAACAAAATGGAAACCGGGATGCGGAGCATTTTAGGACTGCTCTGCTTACGGATAGTACGATACAACTCATTGATGTACGTACTCCTGGAGAATATGCAGAAGGTGCTATTGTGGGATCAATTTTGCTGAACTGGAAGGATAGCACCGCTTTTGAGCAGGGTATACAAAAGCTGGCGAAAAACCGGCCTGTATACCTGTACTGCAGAAGTGGCAACAGAAGCCGTCAGGCTGCTGATCGTTTGATCAGTCTGGGATTTAAGGAAGTCATCAATCTCAGCGGAGGAATAAAGGCATGGGAAGAGAAGGGATATCTCCTGAAGAAGGATACACAGGACAGTACGAAGGAGAAAGGAGATCACTGA